gtctgggTTGTTTTGAAAACACAGTCCCAGCCACGTGTCTCTGGAGGTGGACAGCGAGGAGGACGAGACGGAGACAAGGATGCAGCCACCGCCGCTCGACGGTGACGCCGGCCCGGCTTGCGGTCGCAGCCTCTCGACCTCTTCGGCGTGCGAACCAGTCCCCAATGTAAAAATTAAgggaacaaaacaagaaaaagaagcgTTTTTGTGTCACAAAGGGACCATTTGAGAGGCTGATTTTGTTGCTGTCGCGATGCAGAAGCTGAGTGAGTCGGCAACGCGGCTGCGCTCCTATTCCTACTCGTCCGCCAAAATCCCATCGCGTCCCCCTCGCCTCGCCCGGGATGCCTGCAGCCCAGGTCAGTCAAAGTTGTTCAATTTGAGGTGCACGGACCgctaaatataaaaatagttcGACAAGTGAGGTACTGTACATTCATAAAATAGGacggaaatatatatatatggtgcaCTAGGGGTGTGAAGACATTAAATACGATGTAACTAGTTTTCTGTATTAGAATTGGGGGGGGAAATAAGATATAAAATGGTACATTAGAGGTgtataaacattaaatatgatgcAACTGGTGCATAAGAGATGTGTAGAATATTAGATATGATATAAATTTAGTACCATAAGGGGCATACATTGTAATGTAAATATGTGACATTCAAGGTAGAtacatttaatgtgtaaatatgacacATTTCTAATAtagtaatgtaaaataaaaataataattaatatgtaaaaatgaaagtgttttgaacatagtcctcagaactgtgaggccaacgctctaaccagttgcgccaccgcACTGCTGAATATACAcattagaaaatgtaaacttgGTACACCGGAAGTGCATGCAGTAAATGTGGTTCATTAAACGGGCATAAATTAAAATACCAAATGTACAATGTGTAACATTACTGTAAATGTGGTACATTTGCGTCGTATaaaacattcattattttttaaatctggtaCATTAGAGGTGTATGCATCAAGTTTGATGCATTgtaattcataatacaatttatagtAGTATAGAAATAATCGGGACATTCAGTTAAAGACACTCACTcccattgacggctttagatGTCAAATTTCCGTGTTAAGTGTGAGAGTTGGCTGGCGGTGAATGTGTTTTAAATATCATGTAAAAGTGTACATTATAAGTGTATCTATATTGAATGTGATGTAAATACTGGAGATTACAGATGTATGGAACATGAAATGTAGTATAGTCGAGGTGTATAGAAGTATAGGAAAGTGTGTGAGACCCGCTTGCCTGTGTCCCGCAGATGCCCCGCCCCACGGTGGCAGCCATAGCCGATCCCTCCTTCAGGCGCTCTCTCTGTCTATATCGCTCTCCCTGCTACACCCCGCTAGTAAGTAGAGGACATCGCGTGGCTCAAAACAGCTAAATGCTATTAGCATGTTTGGTCAAATTAAGTGTGCatgttaaattgatttttttttttctttattgcttgGTCGTATTGGATCAAGTGGCCAGATGCTTTGCATTTTCATGTATGATTAATGTAGCACTTTTCCAGTTTGCGCCACAGCATGTCTGTCGTCATGGCAGTAAGCAATAACAAATGACACGTAATTATAAATCACAGTTTTTGAGGGGCCGCTTATGAGCCAGCCGGCATCTTTGCCAGACCTGCACCACTCCTCCATTTACTGctgagaaatcttttttttttttggttgtgtaTCCACAGAGCAAAGAGCCTCAGAGTCGCAGTCCCACGAGAAGAGGTAACGTTTGGTTTCTGATTATGAAATTAATGTCACACTGATGTCACAACACCGCACTCGCGCCGACCTCAAAAACGACGACATTCACCAGCAGGGTgaagattttcattttcaggtgTTAAAAGAATACAGTATAGATATTGTACAATAGAACTAAATAAAACTGAGAAATACTTGATAGCTGCCTGTGTGGTTACTAAAAATTTGACTTTTGCGGTAAAATTTCATGGCAATTaccaatttcaaaacaaaacagaaatattaAAACTCCGTTTGAAGACACCTGACGCAGACACCCAATTtgtagaaaagaaaaacactaaaACTGACTTTTGGGGGCTAAAATGCCAGACAGGGTGAAGCTTTAAAACTAATATAAAGTAAAGCCACTCACCTCATGAAGATTTATGACATGGTCACGCAATTTAGAGGCAAACAATATTATTTTCACAGGAAGCATGCCTTGTCACCCTCTAAAGATGCCAAATGGGAGATGGGGAGACAAAGATGATTTGTTGTACTACAGGAAAAgtgtatttcattgttttcattgctatttttagaatttaaaaaatcttaTTGCATCTGGAAAATTCCTCTCTTCTGGCGTCTTATTGGTTAACGTGGCTAAATTACAGACGTGGATGCagttttttggaaaaatttgctttgctcCTTCCTGCCTTTCGTCTCTCACGTTCCACGgcaacagaccccccccccccccaaaaaaaaaaccaaacctgAGGGATCCTACGTGAAGTGTGTACGTGTGGTGTTGTCCGCAGGGAGTTTAGCTCCCGtcacaacgacgacgacgagcccGGTGCGGCGCCGGCGGGATCCCTCCGACATCTCACCTTATCCGAGTTCCTCAAAGAGTATGTCTTTGCGTTTATCCGAGCCTGAAACGCAGCACGAAAAGAAGaaactaactttttttgtgtatgttccCAACACTAATCTCAATTAACTTTCACAGCATAAAGCGTTTTTAGCCCAGTGATTCCCAACGACTGTACCAGAGCACTTAATAGTCCATTTTCACCTAATTGGTCCCAAAATTACTACTGACTACTACTTCTAatcatacatactatatatctCTGTTCATCTCTCTTTGTCACTGACATGTAGCGTCAAggagaacaattaaatgctcttgcGACGGATCACGGAGGACAAGTTCCCCctgaaataatcaaaataagagTGAACAGCAAACGTGCCATTTCCTTTTGtactatatttttaaatatgtgctTTGGATCAGTAAAAGTTGGGAAACACTAGGCTAGCACTTTGGTTTGGAGACTAACCTTCACTTCAAGAAGACCGTCAAAGCTAACACGGGTGTGGGCTTTTGTCTGTTGGATTTCTTTGTTGGTGCTAAAGTAAAGCTAAGCGTTGATCTTTACCGGAGAACAGGATTGAAGAGGAGCAGCCTGACGTGTCCGGCGTCCCGACCAAGGCCGATTCGGACAAGTACAAAGTCATTCGCACCTTCAGTTTCCTCAAAAGCAAGATGTCCAGTACGCGCAACAAGACCAAGGTAGCCCCCGTGCGTCTTAAGCATTAGCTTTAGCCAGCTAACAGGACCGCGGCGTGTCCCTTTGACAGTCACagctagcattagctttagcAGTCTAAGACCACCACACGGCAACTCCACTTTACAATCTCAGTTGGTGTCGTTTTGTACAcaaataaagacaagataagGAAAAGAGTCCTGCTGGGATTAAATCatcttcttttgtcttttgttatCTTTTTAGGGCAAAGGGAAGGACCAAGATAGTAAggacagacaaacaaccgctGAGCACTTTTTCACCACCTCCTGTGTATCTCCCACCACCACGTGCATGGTGTGCGACAAGCCGGTGTTCGGGAAGGACCTTCTGCATTGCGAAGGTGGGCCGCACTCCCGAGACGTTCCTTTCGCACGTCTCCCTCCTTTATCCAACATTCGCTTCTCCCTCTCAGCCTGCGCCGCCACAGTCCACAAGGCCTGCAAGGAGTCGATCCCGCCGTGTTTTAAAGTGAGCGCCGCGCTATTCCTCGGGCAGCGTGCGACGACGCACACTCTCACGAGCTTCCTTGTTTTGTGCGGCTGCAGAAGCTCCAGGAGAAGAACGCGCTGATCTCGGCGAAGAGCAGGACGGCGTCCCTCCCGCAGAGTGAGTCCGTGACCTCGACGTACAACTCATCTCAGACTTAAATGACCAATTCCGGGACTCGGGTTGCGTAAAACTTACAAAAGATTTCACTTGTAACTTATTttgtggggggctgggggggattTGAGGGATTGTTGGAACGTGTTAACGGTATTTCCATTCAGATTTCACCATGAGAGAGAGTCCTCCTCAAAACGCGACGCCACCGGTGGCCTCCGAGGATCTGCCGCCCTGCGGTTCTTTCACTGGAAACGACGGGTATCGAGACCCCCTCTATAAGCCCCTTAAGTATGAATCCATCCGGTGTAAAGATTTGCAAATGATCGCGTGAAATTCGTCTTAGCGAGAGCTCAGAGTCGGAGATGGACACCGGGAAGGCAAGCTGTCGCTCAGAGGAGCTCCAGACCATGTCCGCCACTGATTGGACCCCGGTGGAAGGTATGGCCGAGTCACCAATCATATGCTAGTGATAGCAAATTAGCACCTAGCTTGTTAGCATGCAGCACAGGGGTGGGTGGGCAAAGAATGAGCAGTGGGTGATTGTTCTTCCCTATTTGTTGCATTAATGTAGCTTTTAAAATGAACTATTTTACATAAACGGTTGAATTTATATCCAAGTTTTCTACCGCAAATCTTCTCTCAACAGACTGCAGCGACCTCGCCGCCGACGCCGGCGATTACGAGGCCGAGTCGTGGAGTTCGACGGTGGAGCGCGACTTCTGCAAGAAGCAGGACAGGCTCGTTGTCAAGAGGCAGGACGTCATCTACGGTCAGCTCAGTTCCAAGTCCGAAAAACAGATTCACAAGTCTTGCTGGAGTCAAGTCACGTGACCTCCGGTTCAAACGCAGAGCTGATGCAGACGGAGCTTCACCACCTCCAGACGCTGCACGTCATGGCGGCGGTGTTCCGCCGAGGCCTGCGAGAAGAGGTGCAGCTGGACGGGGAAGCGCTGGACCGCCTCTTCCCCTGCCTGGACCAGCTGCTAACGCTCCACCGCGCTTTCTTCGCCGACTTGAAGGATCGGCGGCAGAGCTCGGCGCAGCCGCTGCAACCCAACAACTACCTCATCCGGCGCGTAGGAGATTTGCTGCTGCGACAGGTGAGCTGGAACTTTTGGAATTCTGCCTCCAGAGTCACTTTAAATGCAGGATCAATGGGATTTGCTAGGCTTGTTTTTTATGAGTTGACCCAGAAATTTCTTGTCAAATTTGCGTACAAAATAGGCATACATTTCGGTTGAATTTTGAGCAATTGATCAGcaaacttaaagggccactgtcatgaaatgcatgatttttagtacgttattaatgtaaaaacggcagccggtatggacccatgtgtttacTAACTCCCGacgtgaaaatcctctggagggatttgttttcgagaagaagcaggaagtgacgtacagggcagtagcgcactcaagcggactcgtttgtttctattagttttacctgcgggaaggtagctcgttgttccttcgtgttagccaaaatgccggctcgttgcattgctggatattgttcgaacactcgggagggcGGATTAACCCATCGTAAGATTCCAAGGGACCCGGTTCgccgtgaaaaattgattgcacgggtgcaaaggacgagagtgtTAAGTGTTAACGAGCGACTGTGTTGAAACGTAACCGCCGGTCGGGTGTTTTCAGTTTTCAGACGAGAGCGGTGAGAAGATGCGGCGCGTCTACGGGGAATTCTGCAGCCGGCACAGCGAAGCTGTCGGCTTTTTCAAGGAGCTCCTGCAGAGCAACAAGCGGTTTCAGAACTTTGTCAAGGTCTGTCCTCATTTGCATTTGATTAACGGCACGTGCGGCGATCAGCATCCGGTTGGGACTCGACATTTCATCACAAAGAGCACAAACAACaccattttttgtcattaattcTGTTTTGGGATTTTTGCACGAAAGCAACAAGGAGGTAACTCTCTGGTGCGACGGCGGGAGATCCCAGAATGCATCTTACTGGTCACCCAAAGGATCACCAAGTATCCCGTCCTGTTGGACAGGATCCTACAGTACACGCAAGGTCCGTCCGCCGTCGTCCTCATCTGGGTCTCACCGCTATGGCGCAAGCTGACCAACTCGAACTTTGTGCGCTGTCGCAGAGGGCACAGCGGAACACGCCGACCTGTCGGCGACGCTGGCGCGCTTGCGCGAGCTGATCGCCGGCGTGGACCTGCGGGTGAGCGAGCACGAGCAGCGGCGGCAGCTGCGCGACGTCTGGAGCCGCACGGAGAGCCGCAGCACGGCCAAGCTCAAGAACGGGCGCACGCTACGCAAGCAGGACATGATGGGCCAGACGCTCAAGCACCACGGCGCCCTCCTGTGGAAGACGGCCACTGGGAGACTCAAAGGTTTGCCCAGGAATGTcgtcaattaattttttttatacaccaTACTTAATATTGTGTATTTACTATGACTATAATATATTCATGGTGGCACCCtgaccaaacaaaaatggcaaccCTTTAATCTCACCTGCTTTCGTTTGTCTATGAACACCGGACAGACGTCCTGGCTCTCCTGCTCACCGACTCCCTGGTCTTCCTTCAAGAGAAGGACCAGAAGTTCACCTTCGCCACCGTGGTACGTTC
This DNA window, taken from Syngnathoides biaculeatus isolate LvHL_M chromosome 17, ASM1980259v1, whole genome shotgun sequence, encodes the following:
- the arhgef28a gene encoding rho guanine nucleotide exchange factor 28 isoform X6 gives rise to the protein MQSGERETRRLKRKRKRTSSRNRNPSLPPSGLKWRRPETTFLYTSSCREPRESTPNVFLPKKIFKEQLFLSVDDEEAPPFSSCVHMVSRREHVAEHKAVQIGHIVSGVTSDATDAPPPPPPLEGPPAAILAPDTLATDAPLYSCSLSPSHVSLEVDSEEDETETRMQPPPLDGDAGPACGRSLSTSSACEPVPNKLSESATRLRSYSYSSAKIPSRPPRLARDACSPDAPPHGGSHSRSLLQALSLSISLSLLHPAKQRASESQSHEKREFSSRHNDDDEPGAAPAGSLRHLTLSEFLKEIEEEQPDVSGVPTKADSDKYKVIRTFSFLKSKMSSTRNKTKGKGKDQDSKDRQTTAEHFFTTSCVSPTTTCMVCDKPVFGKDLLHCEACAATVHKACKESIPPCFKKLQEKNALISAKSRTASLPQNFTMRESPPQNATPPVASEDLPPCGSFTGNDGESSESEMDTGKASCRSEELQTMSATDWTPVEDCSDLAADAGDYEAESWSSTVERDFCKKQDRLVVKRQDVIYELMQTELHHLQTLHVMAAVFRRGLREEVQLDGEALDRLFPCLDQLLTLHRAFFADLKDRRQSSAQPLQPNNYLIRRVGDLLLRQFSDESGEKMRRVYGEFCSRHSEAVGFFKELLQSNKRFQNFVKQQGGNSLVRRREIPECILLVTQRITKYPVLLDRILQYTQEGTAEHADLSATLARLRELIAGVDLRVSEHEQRRQLRDVWSRTESRSTAKLKNGRTLRKQDMMGQTLKHHGALLWKTATGRLKDVLALLLTDSLVFLQEKDQKFTFATVDHKPPVVALQKLIVREVANEERGMFLISASAGGPEMYEVHAASREERDAWMRIVRRAVESCPKEEEESTSESEEEKRVAEARFQKVQKFQESLTSRDQQICSSLEEKLRMYAAAGAAPGGPRLLVRPQADDLPRAGVLLAAALGEAENLKHTLESSSRRSRDSGVHSALVGSPVTPPEQPSDSVADPESVQFTSSTHSQSDNFKIARSVQTLTQLLYSLQLTSEFGHTCRGDHPGQPLRAPAVPPPRSPAPVPAPAERPPGELQGRSGEGPGAPGPGERRGGTGAPVPPAGRGAAARARGAGATARGVPEGSGEAPGRPEEHGEGARASGEAPEDSPHLEAQPAEEPARRHHPAGWAAGGHG
- the arhgef28a gene encoding rho guanine nucleotide exchange factor 28 isoform X3 → MQSGERETRRLKRKRKRTSSRNRNPSLPPSGLKWRRPETTFLYTSSCREPRESTPNVFLPKKIFKEQLFLSVDDEEAPPFSSCVHMVSRREHVAEHKAVQIGHIVSGVTSDATDAPPPPPPLEGPPAAILAPDTLATDAPLYSCSLSPSHVSLEVDSEEDETETRMQPPPLDGDAGPACGRSLSTSSACEPVPNKLSESATRLRSYSYSSAKIPSRPPRLARDACSPDAPPHGGSHSRSLLQALSLSISLSLLHPAKQRASESQSHEKREFSSRHNDDDEPGAAPAGSLRHLTLSEFLKEIEEEQPDVSGVPTKADSDKYKVIRTFSFLKSKMSSTRNKTKGKGKDQDSKDRQTTAEHFFTTSCVSPTTTCMVCDKPVFGKDLLHCEACAATVHKACKESIPPCFKKLQEKNALISAKSRTASLPQNFTMRESPPQNATPPVASEDLPPCGSFTGNDGESSESEMDTGKASCRSEELQTMSATDWTPVEDCSDLAADAGDYEAESWSSTVERDFCKKQDRLVVKRQDVIYELMQTELHHLQTLHVMAAVFRRGLREEDRRQSSAQPLQPNNYLIRRVGDLLLRQFSDESGEKMRRVYGEFCSRHSEAVGFFKELLQSNKRFQNFVKQQGGNSLVRRREIPECILLVTQRITKYPVLLDRILQYTQEGTAEHADLSATLARLRELIAGVDLRVSEHEQRRQLRDVWSRTESRSTAKLKNGRTLRKQDMMGQTLKHHGALLWKTATGRLKDVLALLLTDSLVFLQEKDQKFTFATVDHKPPVVALQKLIVREVANEERGMFLISASAGGPEMYEVHAASREERDAWMRIVRRAVESCPKEEEESTSESEEEKRVAEARFQKVQKFQESLTSRDQQICSSLEEKLRMYAAAGAAPGGPRLLVRPQADDLPRAGVLLAAALGEAENLKHTLESSSRRSRDSGVHSALVGSPVTPPEQPSDSVADPESVQFTSSTHSQSDNFKIARSVQTLTQLLYSLQAAVTIQDSRYELQRFLLREARLPSRRPPSARPENCKEDPARDRERQARESGVEERERRCLLLAEELRREREELERRQEEYRKDLERLREGQRSTERERERLEKHRKILHTWRHSRQRSLPDAIIPLDGQRVGMAENSSAGNDCVFANGSPSSGGGLVTTDNDRNGSDAPSATSDSRTSVVPDASALGPDLYGRHRTAERALFDRRHTGEAWSSPASGDGKTRPPPLLNPDLGWPVSMETGSGAKVRDGTVVYF
- the arhgef28a gene encoding rho guanine nucleotide exchange factor 28 isoform X1, translating into MQSGERETRRLKRKRKRTSSRNRNPSLPPSGLKWRRPETTFLYTSSCREPRESTPNVFLPKKIFKEQLFLSVDDEEAPPFSSCVHMVSRREHVAEHKAVQIGHIVSGVTSDATDAPPPPPPLEGPPAAILAPDTLATDAPLYSCSLSPSHVSLEVDSEEDETETRMQPPPLDGDAGPACGRSLSTSSACEPVPNKLSESATRLRSYSYSSAKIPSRPPRLARDACSPDAPPHGGSHSRSLLQALSLSISLSLLHPAKQRASESQSHEKREFSSRHNDDDEPGAAPAGSLRHLTLSEFLKEIEEEQPDVSGVPTKADSDKYKVIRTFSFLKSKMSSTRNKTKGKGKDQDSKDRQTTAEHFFTTSCVSPTTTCMVCDKPVFGKDLLHCEACAATVHKACKESIPPCFKKLQEKNALISAKSRTASLPQNFTMRESPPQNATPPVASEDLPPCGSFTGNDGESSESEMDTGKASCRSEELQTMSATDWTPVEDCSDLAADAGDYEAESWSSTVERDFCKKQDRLVVKRQDVIYELMQTELHHLQTLHVMAAVFRRGLREEVQLDGEALDRLFPCLDQLLTLHRAFFADLKDRRQSSAQPLQPNNYLIRRVGDLLLRQFSDESGEKMRRVYGEFCSRHSEAVGFFKELLQSNKRFQNFVKQQGGNSLVRRREIPECILLVTQRITKYPVLLDRILQYTQEGTAEHADLSATLARLRELIAGVDLRVSEHEQRRQLRDVWSRTESRSTAKLKNGRTLRKQDMMGQTLKHHGALLWKTATGRLKDVLALLLTDSLVFLQEKDQKFTFATVDHKPPVVALQKLIVREVANEERGMFLISASAGGPEMYEVHAASREERDAWMRIVRRAVESCPKEEEESTSESEEEKRVAEARFQKVQKFQESLTSRDQQICSSLEEKLRMYAAAGAAPGGPRLLVRPQADDLPRAGVLLAAALGEAENLKHTLESSSRRSRDSGVHSALVGSPVTPPEQPSDSVADPESVQFTSSTHSQSDNFKIARSVQTLTQLLYSLQAAVTIQDSRYELQRFLLREARLPSRRPPSARPENCKEDPARDRERQARESGVEERERRCLLLAEELRREREELERRQEEYRKDLERLREGQRSTERERERLEKHRKILHTWRHSRQRSLPDAIIPLDGQRVGMAENSSAGNDCVFANGSPSSGGGLVTTDNDRNGSDAPSATSDSRTSVVPDASALGPDLYGRHRTAERALFDRRHTGEAWSSPASGDGKTRPPPLLNPDLGWPVSMETGSGAKVRDGTVVYF
- the arhgef28a gene encoding rho guanine nucleotide exchange factor 28 isoform X7, encoding MQSGERETRRLKRKRKRTSSRNRNPSLPPSGLKWRRPETTFLYTSSCREPRESTPNVFLPKKIFKEQLFLSVDDEEAPPFSSCVHMVSRREHVAEHKAVQIGHIVSGVTSDATDAPPPPPPLEGPPAAILAPDTLATDAPLYSCSLSPSHVSLEVDSEEDETETRMQPPPLDGDAGPACGRSLSTSSACEPVPNKLSESATRLRSYSYSSAKIPSRPPRLARDACSPDAPPHGGSHSRSLLQALSLSISLSLLHPAKQRASESQSHEKREFSSRHNDDDEPGAAPAGSLRHLTLSEFLKEIEEEQPDVSGVPTKADSDKYKVIRTFSFLKSKMSSTRNKTKGKGKDQDSKDRQTTAEHFFTTSCVSPTTTCMVCDKPVFGKDLLHCEACAATVHKACKESIPPCFKKLQEKNALISAKSRTASLPQNFTMRESPPQNATPPVASEDLPPCGSFTGNDGESSESEMDTGKASCRSEELQTMSATDWTPVEDCSDLAADAGDYEAESWSSTVERDFCKKQDRLVVKRQDVIYELMQTELHHLQTLHVMAAVFRRGLREEVQLDGEALDRLFPCLDQLLTLHRAFFADLKDRRQSSAQPLQPNNYLIRRVGDLLLRQFSDESGEKMRRVYGEFCSRHSEAVGFFKELLQSNKRFQNFVKQQGGNSLVRRREIPECILLVTQRITKYPVLLDRILQYTQEGTAEHADLSATLARLRELIAGVDLRVSEHEQRRQLRDVWSRTESRSTAKLKNGRTLRKQDMMGQTLKHHGALLWKTATGRLKDVLALLLTDSLVFLQEKDQKFTFATVDHKPPVVALQKLIVREVANEERGMFLISASAGGPEMYEVHAASREERDAWMRIVRRAVESCPKEEEESTSESEEEKRVAEARFQKVQKFQESLTSRDQQICSSLEEKLRMYAAAGAAPGGPRLLVRPQADDLPRAGVLLAAALGEAENLKHTLESSSRRSRDSGVHSALVGSPVTPPEQPSDSVADPESVQFTSSTHSQSDNFKIARSVQTLTQLLYSLQNFKWPNHPSIFPIS
- the arhgef28a gene encoding rho guanine nucleotide exchange factor 28 isoform X2 yields the protein MEATRNNVPLHIQLPRAEGVNAERFPPEKGVSEEPRVEGDNILADASKIFKEQLFLSVDDEEAPPFSSCVHMVSRREHVAEHKAVQIGHIVSGVTSDATDAPPPPPPLEGPPAAILAPDTLATDAPLYSCSLSPSHVSLEVDSEEDETETRMQPPPLDGDAGPACGRSLSTSSACEPVPNKLSESATRLRSYSYSSAKIPSRPPRLARDACSPDAPPHGGSHSRSLLQALSLSISLSLLHPAKQRASESQSHEKREFSSRHNDDDEPGAAPAGSLRHLTLSEFLKEIEEEQPDVSGVPTKADSDKYKVIRTFSFLKSKMSSTRNKTKGKGKDQDSKDRQTTAEHFFTTSCVSPTTTCMVCDKPVFGKDLLHCEACAATVHKACKESIPPCFKKLQEKNALISAKSRTASLPQNFTMRESPPQNATPPVASEDLPPCGSFTGNDGESSESEMDTGKASCRSEELQTMSATDWTPVEDCSDLAADAGDYEAESWSSTVERDFCKKQDRLVVKRQDVIYELMQTELHHLQTLHVMAAVFRRGLREEVQLDGEALDRLFPCLDQLLTLHRAFFADLKDRRQSSAQPLQPNNYLIRRVGDLLLRQFSDESGEKMRRVYGEFCSRHSEAVGFFKELLQSNKRFQNFVKQQGGNSLVRRREIPECILLVTQRITKYPVLLDRILQYTQEGTAEHADLSATLARLRELIAGVDLRVSEHEQRRQLRDVWSRTESRSTAKLKNGRTLRKQDMMGQTLKHHGALLWKTATGRLKDVLALLLTDSLVFLQEKDQKFTFATVDHKPPVVALQKLIVREVANEERGMFLISASAGGPEMYEVHAASREERDAWMRIVRRAVESCPKEEEESTSESEEEKRVAEARFQKVQKFQESLTSRDQQICSSLEEKLRMYAAAGAAPGGPRLLVRPQADDLPRAGVLLAAALGEAENLKHTLESSSRRSRDSGVHSALVGSPVTPPEQPSDSVADPESVQFTSSTHSQSDNFKIARSVQTLTQLLYSLQAAVTIQDSRYELQRFLLREARLPSRRPPSARPENCKEDPARDRERQARESGVEERERRCLLLAEELRREREELERRQEEYRKDLERLREGQRSTERERERLEKHRKILHTWRHSRQRSLPDAIIPLDGQRVGMAENSSAGNDCVFANGSPSSGGGLVTTDNDRNGSDAPSATSDSRTSVVPDASALGPDLYGRHRTAERALFDRRHTGEAWSSPASGDGKTRPPPLLNPDLGWPVSMETGSGAKVRDGTVVYF
- the arhgef28a gene encoding rho guanine nucleotide exchange factor 28 isoform X5; protein product: MVSRREHVAEHKAVQIGHIVSGVTSDATDAPPPPPPLEGPPAAILAPDTLATDAPLYSCSLSPSHVSLEVDSEEDETETRMQPPPLDGDAGPACGRSLSTSSACEPVPNKLSESATRLRSYSYSSAKIPSRPPRLARDACSPDAPPHGGSHSRSLLQALSLSISLSLLHPAKQRASESQSHEKREFSSRHNDDDEPGAAPAGSLRHLTLSEFLKEIEEEQPDVSGVPTKADSDKYKVIRTFSFLKSKMSSTRNKTKGKGKDQDSKDRQTTAEHFFTTSCVSPTTTCMVCDKPVFGKDLLHCEACAATVHKACKESIPPCFKKLQEKNALISAKSRTASLPQNFTMRESPPQNATPPVASEDLPPCGSFTGNDGESSESEMDTGKASCRSEELQTMSATDWTPVEDCSDLAADAGDYEAESWSSTVERDFCKKQDRLVVKRQDVIYELMQTELHHLQTLHVMAAVFRRGLREEVQLDGEALDRLFPCLDQLLTLHRAFFADLKDRRQSSAQPLQPNNYLIRRVGDLLLRQFSDESGEKMRRVYGEFCSRHSEAVGFFKELLQSNKRFQNFVKQQGGNSLVRRREIPECILLVTQRITKYPVLLDRILQYTQEGTAEHADLSATLARLRELIAGVDLRVSEHEQRRQLRDVWSRTESRSTAKLKNGRTLRKQDMMGQTLKHHGALLWKTATGRLKDVLALLLTDSLVFLQEKDQKFTFATVDHKPPVVALQKLIVREVANEERGMFLISASAGGPEMYEVHAASREERDAWMRIVRRAVESCPKEEEESTSESEEEKRVAEARFQKVQKFQESLTSRDQQICSSLEEKLRMYAAAGAAPGGPRLLVRPQADDLPRAGVLLAAALGEAENLKHTLESSSRRSRDSGVHSALVGSPVTPPEQPSDSVADPESVQFTSSTHSQSDNFKIARSVQTLTQLLYSLQAAVTIQDSRYELQRFLLREARLPSRRPPSARPENCKEDPARDRERQARESGVEERERRCLLLAEELRREREELERRQEEYRKDLERLREGQRSTERERERLEKHRKILHTWRHSRQRSLPDAIIPLDGQRVGMAENSSAGNDCVFANGSPSSGGGLVTTDNDRNGSDAPSATSDSRTSVVPDASALGPDLYGRHRTAERALFDRRHTGEAWSSPASGDGKTRPPPLLNPDLGWPVSMETGSGAKVRDGTVVYF